The stretch of DNA GATCCGGCGCCCTTCCCTCCTCGGGGCGGGATCGGCCGGCGGGACGGGGAGGCCGACGGAACCCCCCGTCAGCGCTCTAGGGGCGCCAGGAGTTGAGGTAGTCCTGCTGGCCCGGGGTGAGGGCGTCGATGCCGACGCCGAGCGCGTCCAGTTCCAGGCGGGCGACCTCGGTGTCGATGTCGGCGGGGACCTCGTGCACGCCCGGTTCCAGGGTGCCGCGGTTGCGGGCCAGCCAGGCGACGGTGAGAGCCTGCCCGGAGAAGGACATGTCCATCACCGCGGCCGGATGCCCCTCGGCCGCGCCCAGGTTGACCAGGCGGCCCTCGGCCAGCAGCACCACCCGGCGCCCGTCGGCCAGCACGTACTCGTCGGTATGCGGGCGGACCTCGCGGCGGACCTCCACCGCCAGCGACTCCAGGGCGGCCAGGTCGATCTCCACGTCGAAGTGGCCGGAGTTGGCCAGCACCGCGCCGTCCTTGAGCGCCGCGATGTGCTCGGCGCGGATCACGTCCCGGTTGCCGGTCACCGTCACCAGCACGTCGCCGACCCGGGCCGCCTGCTCCATCGGCAGCACGGTGAAGCCCTGCATCACCGCGTCCAGCGCCTTGACCGGGTCGACCTCGGTGACCACGACCCGGGCGCCCATGCCGCGGGCCCGCTCGGCCAGGCCGCTGCCGCAGTGGCCGAACCCGGCCACCACCACGGTGCGCCCGGCCAGCATGGCGTTGGTGGCGCGCAGGATGCCGTCGATGGTGGACTGCCCGGTGCCGTAGCGGTTGTCGAACATTCGCTTGGTGGCGGTGTCGTTGACCGCGACCATGGGCAGCTTCAGCGCCCCCTCCGCGCTCATCCGGCGCAGCCGGATCACCCCGGTGGTGGTCTGCTCGCAGCCGCCGAACGCCTCCTCGATCAGCTCCGGCCGCTCCAGGTGGGCGATGTTGACCAGGTCGCAGCCGTCGTCCAGGAGCAGGTGCGGGCGGCGCTCCAGAACCGCGGCCAGGTTGCGGTCGTAGGTGGCCGGGTCCATGCCGGCGCGGGCGAAGACCTCCACTCCGTACTCGGCGACCAGCGCGGCGGCCGTGTCGTCCTGGGTGGACATCGGGTTGGAGGCGGCCAGCGCGATGTCCGCGCCGCCCGCCGCGAGGGTGCGCAGCAGGTTCGCGGTCTCGGCCGTCACGTGCATGCAGGCGGCCACGCGCAGCCCGTCCAGCGGCCGCTCCGCGGCGAACCGCTCGCGGACCCGGCGCAGCGCGGGCATCGCGCGCTCGGCCCATTCGACGCGGCGGACCCCGGCCGCTGCGAGGCCGAGGTCCGCGACGTCGTACTCAAGGGGTGCCATCGGGTGGTGCCGTGCGCCGCCCGATCAGTACCGGTAGTGGTCGGGCTTGTACGGCCCGGCCACGTCGACGCCGATGTAGGCAGCCTGCTCCTTGGTGAGTTCGGTGAGCTTCACGCCGAGCGCGTCCAGGTGGAGCCGGGCGACCTTCTCGTCGAGCAGCTTCGGCAGGGTGTAGACGCCGATCGGGTACTCGTCGGGCTTGGTGAACAGCTCGATCTGGGCGAGCACCTGGTTGGTGAAGCTGTTGGACATCACGAAGCTGGGGTGCCCGGTGGCGTTGCCCAGGTTCAGCAGCCGACCCTCGCTGAGCACGATGACCGCGTGCCCGTCCGGGAAGGTCCAGGTGTGGACCTGCGGCTTGATCTCCTGCTTGACGATGCCGTCGATCTTCTCCAGGCCGGCCATGTCGATCTCGTTGTCGAAGTGGCCGACGTTGCCGACGATCGCCTGGTGCTTCATCCGCGCCATGTGCGAGGCGGTGATGATGTCGAAGTTGCCGGTGGTGGTGATGAAGATGTCGCCCTCTTCGACGACGTCGTCCAGCCGGTCCACCTGGTAGCCGTCCATCGCGGCCTGCAGGGCGTTGATCGGGTCGATCTCGGTGACGATGACCCGGGCGCCCTGGCCGCGCAGCGCCTCGGCGGAGCCCTTGCCCACGTCGCCGTAGCCGCAGACGACCGCGACCTTGCCGCCGATCATCACGTCGGTGGCGCGCATGATGCCGTCCGGCAGCGAGTGGCGGATGCCGTACTTGTTGTCGAACTTGCTCTTGGTGACCGAGTCGTTGACGTTGATCGCCGGGAAGAGCAGCTTGTCCTCGCGGGCCATCTCGTAGAGGCGGTGCACGCCGGTGGTGGTCTCCTCGGAGACGCCCTTGATCCCGCCGGCGATCCGGGTCCACTTGCCCTTGTCGGCCTTGATGCTGTTCTGCAGCAGGGTGAGGACGACCCGGAACTCCTCGGAGTCGGCGGTGGAGGGGTCGGGGACCGCGCCGGCCTCCTCGAACTCCTTGCCCTTGTGCACCAGCAGGGTGGCGTCGCCGCCGTCGTCCAGGATCATGTTCGGACCGTCGGCGCCCGGCCAGGTCAGCGCCTGCTCGGTGCACCACCAGTACTCTTCCAGGGTCTCGCCCTTCCAGGCGAAGACCGGGACGCCCTTGGGGTCGTCGACGGTGCCGTCCGGGCCGACGACGACCGCGGCCGCGGCGTGGTCCTGGGTGGAGAAGATGTTGCAGCTGACCCACCGGACCTCGGCGCCCAGGGCGACCAGGGTCTCGATGAGGACGGCGGTCTGCACGGTCATGTGCAGCGACCCCATGATGCGCGCGCCCTGCAGGGGCTTGGAGTCGCCGTACTCGGCACGGACGGCCATCAGGCCGGGCATCTCGTGCTCGGCGAGAGTGATCTCCTTGCGGCCGAAGTCGGCCAGGGACAGATCGGCGACCTTGAAGTCGAATGACATGCGTGTGCTCACTCCTCAGGTGGATGCGCACCGAGTCTAGACGCGCCCCGCGGACCCCGGCACGCCCCGCCGACCGAGATTGACGCCGCTTTGTCAGATTCGCCGGAACGGGGGCGGTTCTCGGTTAAGGTCGGTCCGGGGCTCTTCCACCCCGCCCCGTTGATACCGCGCTGACCTGGGAGGACGAGGCGATGCCCGAAAACCGGGGGCCCGACCGCGCCGGTGCCGGGGCGGTGCCGATCTCGGCGGCCGCCGAGGCGCTCGGGGTGAGCGCGCGCAGCCTGCGCTACCGCGAAGGGCTCGGCCTTCTCCCGGTCACCAAGGACCAGCCGACCGGCCGCGGCCACCGGCACCGCAGGTTCTCACCCGAGGACCTGCGCACCATCTCCGCCGGGCTGGAGCTGGAGCACCGCTTCGACGTGGCGCCCGCCGCGCTCGCCTTCGCGCTGCGGGTGCTGGCCGAACCGGAGACGCTGGCGGCGGTGCGCTCCTACGGCGAGCGGCTGGGCCGGCTGGCGCCGCCGCCGGCCCGCGCGATGGACTTCGAGAAGCAGAAGGCGCTCCGGCTGCTGCGCGCCCGCGGCGGCCAGCGTTGATCTTGGCGTTATCGCCCTGTCCGGGCCGCAATCGCGCACGCGTTCACTGCCGGGACAGGTCGATAAGTCCAAGATCAACGCGCGGGGGGCGTCACCAGCCGGTGGCGTCGAGGAGGCGGCGCTCCAGTTCGGGGGCCATGGTCCGCATGTAGGTGGCGCCGATGTGGCTGGAGTCCCAGTAGACCAGCACGTTGCCGACGACCGCGGGGCACTCCTCGGCGGTGCACAGCAGGTCGGTGAGGTCCAGCGGGACGACGTTGCCCGGCAGCCCGGCGGTCCGCTCCAGCGGCGACTCCGCGGCCATGGAGAGCTCCGGGTCGGCGGTGCACTCCTCCGGCTCCCCGGCGGCCAGGCACTCCGGCGCGTCGAAGCCGAGCCGCGGGGTGTCCCGGACCGCGATCACGTCGATGCCCAGCTCCTCCAGCTCCCGCCAGCGGTCCAGGTAGCCGTCGACCACCTCCTCCTCGCCGAAGCCGGCGGAGGCGTCCAGGCTGGTGGTGGTGCCGGTGGTGAACACCGCGTCGGGCCGGAGCCCGGCCAGCTCCGCCACGGCGTCGCGGTTCCACTCCTGGCAGGAGGTGTAGGGCCTGCCCTTGTAGGTCTGCGGGGCGTCGGTGAACAGGCAGGCGCCCTTGACCATGTTGACGATCCGCCAGCCGCGCCGCTCGGCGATCTCCTCCAGCGCCGGGAACCAGTGCGCCGAGTGCGAGCCGCCGACCAGCGCGATGGTGCGCTCCGCGTCGTCGGCGCCGTAGACGCAGGTGAGCACCTCGGCGTCGGTGGTGGACTGGTTGCACCCGTCGGCGTAGGTGATGGGGGCGTCGTCGGCGGCCTCCGCCGGGGCCGGGTAGACCGGCATCGGCCGCTCCGCGGTGCCGTCTCCCCCGCCGGCCAGCGCGGCCGCCCCCGGGTAGCGGGAGGCGTCGGCGAGCAGCGCCTCCTGGGCGCGCTGCTCGGCGGCGAGCCGGCCGGACCAGGCGCCCGCCGCGGCCAGCACCGGGAGCAGGCAGGCCAGCGCGACCGCCGGCCCCTTGAGCAGCGCCCGGCGCGGCGCCCCCGGGGCGGCCCGGCCGATCCGGGCCAGCCGGTCGGCGACCGGGGCGGTCGCCGCCGCCAGCGCGATCGAGGCCGCCAGCACCGCGGCGCCGCCGTGCGGGCTGGCCAGCGTCCGGTCCGTGGCGTGCAGGTAGAACACCAGGACCGGCCAGTGCCACAGGTACAGCGCGTAGGAGATGGAGCCGAGGTAGCGCAGCGGCCGCAGGGTGAGCAGCCGGTCGGCGCCCAGCCGCGAGCCGCTGGTGCCGGCGGCGATGACCGCCGCCGCGGCCAGCGTCGGCCAGAGCGCGACGTAGCCGGGGAAGAGCGTGGAGACCTGGAGCAGCAGGCCGCAGGAGACCAGCGCGGCCAGCCCCAGCCAGCCCAGCGCGACCCGGGCCCGGCGCGGCGGGTCCAGCCGGGTCAGCAGCAGTGCGAGCGCGCCGCCCAGCGCGAACTCCCATAGCCGCGCCCCGGTGTCGAAGTAGGCCCACGGCTGGTCGGCCGCGGTGATCCAGACCGAGTAGGCCAGCGACCCGGCGAACACCGCGGCCAGCGCCGCCAGGGCGGCCGGGCGGACCCCGGCGCCGAACCGGCGTCCCAGCCACGCGGCCACTGCGATCAGCACCGGCCAGAGCAGGTAGAACTGCCCCTGGATGGACAGCGACCAGAAGTGCTGCACCGGGCTTGTGGCGTCGTCCCGGGCCAGGTAGTCCACCGCGTCCAGGGCCAGGGTCCAGTTGAGGTGGTAGAGCGCGGACGCCGTGGTCTGCTCGATCACGCCGTGCCAGCGGTCCTCCGGCAGCAGCAGCCGCGCGCCGGCCAGCACCGCGCCCAGCACCACGGCGGCCGTGGGCACCAGCCGCGCGGCGAGCCGGGCCAGGAACGCGCCGAACCGGATCCCGGAGCCGCGCTCCACCGAGCGGACCAGCGAACCGGTGATGAGGAACCCGGTGAGCATGAGGAAGACGTCCACGCCGCCGGAGACCCGGCCGAACCATACGTGGTAGGCGGCGACCAGGAGCACCGCGACCGCGCGCAGTCCGTCGATCTCCGGCCGGTGCGCGCCGTCCGCCGGCCGGGCCGGCCGCGGGGCCGGCGGGCGCACGCGCACGGCGTCGGGGGCTGCGGTCTGCTGCACGGCTGAGGGGCTCGCTTTCGCGCGCGGGGGTACGGGACGACCGGCCATCCTGCCCCGGCCCCGTTACCGGGCGGCGTCCGCCGGCTGAACCGCGGGCCGCCGTTGGGATACCGGTCGGCCGTGCGGTGCGCAAGGGCGGTGACCGGATCCGGAGGATTCTCCGGGAATCGGTCCGGGGCCGGTTTCCGCGGCGGGCGGCCGGGTTAGGTTGGCAGACGTGGACAGCCGAAGTGGTCTCCGCCCTGCCCCCCGCGCGCCGACCGGGCTCGACCGGCGGTTGAACGTCCTGGACCGGCTGCACCGGCTCTGGTGCGAGCGGCACCGGAACCGGACCGCCGAGGACGGCGGTGAAGCGCTGCGCCCGGTGTTCGAGCGGCACGTGCGCGAGCTGCGGGCGCTGGCCGGCCGGCCGGGGTCGGCCTCCCGGTCCGGGCTGGACGCCGACGCGCTGTGCGCGCTGGCCGACGAGGACCGCTCCGGCCGGCTCACCGCCGGCCACCTGGGGGCGCTGGCCCGGCGCATCCCCGACTTCGATCCGCCGCTGCCCGGCCCGGAGCGGGTGGCCGGCGCCGCGGAGGCGGTCGCCGCCTCCGAGGACCACCCGGTGCTGCGCGCCGCCCGGTTGTTCCTGGAGACCTCCCGGGCGATGGGCGGCGGCGAGCCGCCCGCCCCGCACCTGCGCCCGCTGCCGTGGGCGCTGGCCTCGCTCTCGCTGCTCCGCGCCGGCTACCCGCCGCTGGTCGCGGACCGGCGGATCGGCAGCCGGCTGGACGAGGCGCTGGCCGCCCTGGAGCCGCTGGGGCCGCTGGCCGCGATCGCCGCCGACCTGATCACCGCCGAGCTGCGCGCCCGGTTGAGCGGGCCGGCCGGCGGGCCGCCGCCGCACGGCGAGCCGCCGCTGGCCGGCCCGCTGGCCGCGGCGATGCACCGCAGGATCCACCGGCACCTGCGGCACCGCACCGGCCCCATCGGGCTGGTGCTGCGCGAGGTGGAGCCGGGCGCCCGGGTGTCGGTCTCGGCGGCGGACACCGCGGACGGGCCGGTGCGCGAGCGGTGCGCCGCGGCCGCCGAGCGGGCGCTGTTCACCCCGGGCCCGGAGTGCCGCTGGGTCCGGTTGGAGCTGCGCGCCGCCGAGCGCGGGGTGGACCTGCTGGTCGCGGTGCACGACGTGGGCGACCCGCCGTCGGGGGCGCTGGCGGTCACCGCCGGCCCGGCCGAGGTGCTCGACGCCGCCAGCACCGACTGCGTCACCCTGCTCCCCGGCGACTCCGCCGACGAGCGCTGGCCGGCGGTGGAGGCGTTCGTCGACGACGCCGTCTCCCGCGCCCTGGACCGCCTGACCCGGTCGCTGGCCTGAAAGACTGTCGGGCATGCGGCCGGTCGCCCGGAGTGCCCGGCCGCGGACCGGGAGAAGCGACGATCCGGGGCCCAAGGTCACCGCGCCCCCTGCGGGGCGCCCCGCAGCGACCGCGGCGTCGTTGGGCCCCGGCTTGCCGCTCGCGCCCCGCCCGCCGGTCCCGCGGACCGGCACCGGGCGCACGGCCCAGTCCGGGAAGGGAAAGCGACGCCCCCGGGCTCGACGCGACCGGGCGCGGGGCCGGGGCTCACCAGGGACGCGAGGCGGGGGCGGGCCGTGCGCGAGCGGCCGCCGCCCCGGCCGCCGGACGGGGCGGGCCGCGGCGGGCGGTGTGCCGCCTTCGGCGCAGGACGGCTTCACCGCGGGTGGACGGAGAAGCGCGAGGCGGCCGCACCGGGTGGCCGCCCGCATGCCCGGCAGTCCCTGAGCGGCCATCGGGCGGGCGGGCCTTCCGCGGTGGGCCGGAGGGCTCATCGGTCTCCGCCGAACGACCGGGGCGAGGTCGTCCACAGCCCCGGATCATCCACAGCCCGCGGAATCGGTGTGGCCCGCCGGCGCCCGGCCGAGCAGGCTGGGCGCATGTTCTTCTTCTCTCCGTCCCCGCCGCCCCGCTCCGCTCTCCGATGGGGGCTGCTCCGGCCGCGCTCGGCCCGGGAAGGCCGGATCGGCGCTCTCCGGCGCAGGCCGCCGGGGCCTATCGCCGCCGGAGCAGAGCGGGGCGCCGCCCCTGGGCCGGGTCCCTCCCCGGCACGGCCGCTCTTCCGCCGCCCGCGGGGTGCTCGGAGCGCTCCGCCGCGCCTCGCGGCCGCCGCCGCTGTGCTCCGCGTGCTCGGACCGGTCGTCCTCCGGTCGCTCCGAGCGCCGGCGGGGCGGGCGGGCTCTGCGGCGGGCGGCCGTGCCGTGCAGGGGGCGGGGCCTCCGCCGGGAGGGCGCCCGCCGTGCTCCGCCGCCGGGGCCCGGGGGCGGTGCCCCCGGGGAGGGTCACATCAGGGCGATGATCACCAGGAGCAGCAGCAGGATGATGATCGCGATGAGCACCGCGGGGATCACCCAGCCCTGGGAGAGCAGCGGGTCCTCGCCGCGCTGCGGAGCGGGCGCCGAGGGGGCGCCCTGGGCGAAGGTGTTCGGGCCCATCGTGGTGTTGGGGCCCATGGTCGGCGGCCCCATCACGTTGGGCCCCATCGGCGGCGGGGTGACCGGCCCCGGCGGGGGCGTCTGCGGGCCCATCGGCGGCGGGGTGAGCGGGCCGGGGGGCGGGGTGTGCGGACCCATCGGCGGAGCGTAGCCGCCCTGCTGCGGGCCGGTCATCGGGCGGCCGGGGCCGGTGGGGCCCTGCGGGTACGGCGGCTGCTGCGGCGGCGGGCCCTGCTGCGGGCGCATCGGGGCCTGCGGGCCGCTCACGGTGAACGCCGGACCGGGGCCGGTGCCGCCCTGCACCAGCGGGCCGGCGTTGATCACGCCGGTCTCCGCGGCGCGCTCGCCCTCGCGGACCACCTCCTCGGTGGAGGCGCCCTCGGCGGGGTCGTGGCCGAGCAGCCGCATCAGCAGCTCCTTGGCGCTGGGGCGGCGGTCCGGGTTCTTCTCCAGGCAGCGCTGCACGATGGGCAGCAGCTCGTCGGGGACCCCGTCCAGGGACGGCGGGGCGCTGATCACCCGGTGCACCACCGCATGCACGCTGTCCGCGCCGAACGGCGCGTTGCCGGTGGAGGCGAACGCCATCACGCAGCCCCAGGCGAACACGTCCACCTTGTCGGTGATCCCGGTGCCCTCGATCTGCTCGGGGGCCATGTAGGAGGGGGTGCCGACGATGGAGTTGGTGACCGTGGCGGTGCCGTCGTCGACCCGGGCGATGCCGAAGTCGATCACCCGCGGGCCGTCCTCGCCGAGCAGCACGTTGCCCGGCTTGAAGTCGCGGTGCACGATGCCGGCCTTGTGGATGGCCACCAGCGCGGTCGCGGTGTTGACCGCCAGCCGCTGCAGCGACGCCCCGCGGTGCGGGCCGCGCCGGGCCACCGCCTCCTGCAGGGAGGGGCCGTCCACGTACTCGCTGACCACGTAGGGCGGGTCGACGTCGAGGTGGGCCGCGTAGATGGCCGCGGTGCAGAAGGACGCGACCTTCTGCGCCGCGCGCACCTCCTTCTCGAAGCGCTTGCGCAGCTCGTCGTTCTCCGACCACTGGTCGTTGAGGACCTTGATCGCGACCTCTTCGCCCTCGGCGTCGCGTGCCAGGTAGACGACACCTTGGCCGCCCTTGCCGAGGCGGCCCACGACGCTGTAGTCACCGAACGAGGTGGGGTCGCTCGGCGACAGCGATTCGGGACCGGGCATGGAACTCCTCCAGGGGGTGGTGTCGGCGCTAGCCCGCGGTGTGCTCTTCTGCCACGGGTTCTACTCCATAAGCCGCGGCTAAGTACACAGTGGCGTAATCGGTTAGAGCGATCAAACCGGCGATGCGTTCCAACTGATACCCGGGATCCGCTGAGACGGTGCTCACCGGGGCGCCGCCGCGCTCCGCGGCGGCCTCGGCGGAGCGCAGGTCGAGGGCGGTCCGCTCGCTCTCCTCACCGGGGTCTCGGAAGAGCAGCAGGCGGGTGCGGACCGGCCCCTCCTCCTCCGGGTCGTCGAAGATGGACCGCGGGCCGGTACCGCCCAGCGGGCCGTCCACCAGCCGCACCGCGGCGGCCAGCGCGTCCGGCAGGGGGCAGTGCAGCACCGGGTAGCCGGCGGTGCGGGCGGCGCGCTCCGCGGTGTACGCGGCGGCGAACGCGGTCGGCCCGGTGGCGCCCACCGCGACCGGGAGCGAGCCGGCCAGCTCAAGAGCGAGCGACTTGGCCGGGTTCTCCCAGCTCTCCACGGAGGGCGCGCAGCGCACCGCGGTCTGCTCCAGGCGCACCGCGGCGGCTTCGAAGACGTCGCCGCCGGGGGCCGGCAGCCCGGCCGCTCCGGCCGCGGTGAGCAGCGCCGCGGCCGGGCCCCATACCGGTTCGAAACCGCCGGCCGGGGCGCCGGCGCCGCGCAGTTCGATGTAGGGAGCGCGGGCCTGCTCGGCGAGCGGCCGCAGCGGCCCGTCCGGCGGGCCGGCCGCCACCAGCCGGCACCCGCGGCGGACCGCCTCCGCGGCGCACGCGACGGCCGGCTCCTCGGCGTCCGGGCCGGAGACCGCCAGGACCAGGTCGTAGGAGGAGACCCAGCCGGGCAGCAGCGGGCCGCGCACCGCGCTGAACGGGACCGGGCAGCCCGGTCCGAGCACCGCGGCGGCCAGCTCCCCGGCGAGCCCGCCGCTCCCGGTGCCGACCGCGACCGCGGCGCGCGGCCGGCCGTCCTCGGCGAGCCGGTCCAGGCCGGCCTCCAGCGCCGCCGAGCGCGCCGCACGCAGCCGCCCGGCCGCGGAGGCGGCCGACAGGGCGAGCGGGCCGTCGGCGCCGGGGCCATCCAGCCGGGTCTCGTCGAAGGCGGCGCCGGGCATCAGCCGATCTCGCGCGCCTCGTCGACCAGCAGCACCGGGATGCCGTCCCGGATCGGGTAGGCCAGGCCGCTCTCGTCGCAGACCAGCTCACCGGCCTCGGCGTCCAGCCGGAGCGGCTTCTTGCTCTTCGGGCAGGCCAGGATCTCCAGCAGCCAGTCGTCGATCTTCGCGGTCATCGTGAACCTCCGGGACGGCCCCGGGCGGGGAGCCCGGGGAGGGATTGTGGGCCCTGCTCGCGGCAGGGGCGGCGGGGCTGCTCAGCCCCGGACGACGGCCAGGACCTCGTCGCGGAGCCGCTCCATGCCCGCCGTGTCGGGCGCCTCCACGTTCAGCCGGAGCAGCGGCTCGGTGTTGGACGCCCGCAGGTTGAACCAGCTCCCGTCGGCGAAGGAGACGGTCAGCCCGTCCAGGCGGTCCACCTCGGCCCCGGGGCGGGATCCGAACTCCGCTTCGACCGCCGCGGTGCGCCCTTCCTGGTCGGCGACCTCGGAGTTGATCTCCCCGGAGGCCGCGTACCGAGTGTATTGCCGGGTCAGCTCGGACAGCGCCTGCGCGCCGCCGCCGAGCGCGGCCAGCACGTGCAGCGCGGCCAGCATCCCGGTGTCGGCCCGCCAGAACTCGCGGAAGTAGTAGTGCGCGGAGTGCTCGCCGCCGAAGATCGCCCCGGTCTCGGCCATGCTGCCCTTGATGAAGGAGTGGCCGACCCGGGTGCGCACCGGGACGCCGCCCCGCTCCCGGATGATCTCCGGGACCGCGCGGGAGGTGATCAGGTTGTGGATGACCGTCGCGCCGGGCTCCTTGGCCAGCTCGCGCTCGGCCACCAGGGCGGTGATCGCCGACGGCGGGACCGGCTCGCCGCGCTCGTCGACGACGAA from Nocardiopsis composta encodes:
- a CDS encoding MerR family transcriptional regulator, translated to MPENRGPDRAGAGAVPISAAAEALGVSARSLRYREGLGLLPVTKDQPTGRGHRHRRFSPEDLRTISAGLELEHRFDVAPAALAFALRVLAEPETLAAVRSYGERLGRLAPPPARAMDFEKQKALRLLRARGGQR
- a CDS encoding SIS domain-containing protein, giving the protein MPGAAFDETRLDGPGADGPLALSAASAAGRLRAARSAALEAGLDRLAEDGRPRAAVAVGTGSGGLAGELAAAVLGPGCPVPFSAVRGPLLPGWVSSYDLVLAVSGPDAEEPAVACAAEAVRRGCRLVAAGPPDGPLRPLAEQARAPYIELRGAGAPAGGFEPVWGPAAALLTAAGAAGLPAPGGDVFEAAAVRLEQTAVRCAPSVESWENPAKSLALELAGSLPVAVGATGPTAFAAAYTAERAARTAGYPVLHCPLPDALAAAVRLVDGPLGGTGPRSIFDDPEEEGPVRTRLLLFRDPGEESERTALDLRSAEAAAERGGAPVSTVSADPGYQLERIAGLIALTDYATVYLAAAYGVEPVAEEHTAG
- the ahcY gene encoding adenosylhomocysteinase, producing the protein MSFDFKVADLSLADFGRKEITLAEHEMPGLMAVRAEYGDSKPLQGARIMGSLHMTVQTAVLIETLVALGAEVRWVSCNIFSTQDHAAAAVVVGPDGTVDDPKGVPVFAWKGETLEEYWWCTEQALTWPGADGPNMILDDGGDATLLVHKGKEFEEAGAVPDPSTADSEEFRVVLTLLQNSIKADKGKWTRIAGGIKGVSEETTTGVHRLYEMAREDKLLFPAINVNDSVTKSKFDNKYGIRHSLPDGIMRATDVMIGGKVAVVCGYGDVGKGSAEALRGQGARVIVTEIDPINALQAAMDGYQVDRLDDVVEEGDIFITTTGNFDIITASHMARMKHQAIVGNVGHFDNEIDMAGLEKIDGIVKQEIKPQVHTWTFPDGHAVIVLSEGRLLNLGNATGHPSFVMSNSFTNQVLAQIELFTKPDEYPIGVYTLPKLLDEKVARLHLDALGVKLTELTKEQAAYIGVDVAGPYKPDHYRY
- a CDS encoding acyltransferase family protein yields the protein MQQTAAPDAVRVRPPAPRPARPADGAHRPEIDGLRAVAVLLVAAYHVWFGRVSGGVDVFLMLTGFLITGSLVRSVERGSGIRFGAFLARLAARLVPTAAVVLGAVLAGARLLLPEDRWHGVIEQTTASALYHLNWTLALDAVDYLARDDATSPVQHFWSLSIQGQFYLLWPVLIAVAAWLGRRFGAGVRPAALAALAAVFAGSLAYSVWITAADQPWAYFDTGARLWEFALGGALALLLTRLDPPRRARVALGWLGLAALVSCGLLLQVSTLFPGYVALWPTLAAAAVIAAGTSGSRLGADRLLTLRPLRYLGSISYALYLWHWPVLVFYLHATDRTLASPHGGAAVLAASIALAAATAPVADRLARIGRAAPGAPRRALLKGPAVALACLLPVLAAAGAWSGRLAAEQRAQEALLADASRYPGAAALAGGGDGTAERPMPVYPAPAEAADDAPITYADGCNQSTTDAEVLTCVYGADDAERTIALVGGSHSAHWFPALEEIAERRGWRIVNMVKGACLFTDAPQTYKGRPYTSCQEWNRDAVAELAGLRPDAVFTTGTTTSLDASAGFGEEEVVDGYLDRWRELEELGIDVIAVRDTPRLGFDAPECLAAGEPEECTADPELSMAAESPLERTAGLPGNVVPLDLTDLLCTAEECPAVVGNVLVYWDSSHIGATYMRTMAPELERRLLDATGW
- a CDS encoding serine/threonine-protein kinase — protein: MPGPESLSPSDPTSFGDYSVVGRLGKGGQGVVYLARDAEGEEVAIKVLNDQWSENDELRKRFEKEVRAAQKVASFCTAAIYAAHLDVDPPYVVSEYVDGPSLQEAVARRGPHRGASLQRLAVNTATALVAIHKAGIVHRDFKPGNVLLGEDGPRVIDFGIARVDDGTATVTNSIVGTPSYMAPEQIEGTGITDKVDVFAWGCVMAFASTGNAPFGADSVHAVVHRVISAPPSLDGVPDELLPIVQRCLEKNPDRRPSAKELLMRLLGHDPAEGASTEEVVREGERAAETGVINAGPLVQGGTGPGPAFTVSGPQAPMRPQQGPPPQQPPYPQGPTGPGRPMTGPQQGGYAPPMGPHTPPPGPLTPPPMGPQTPPPGPVTPPPMGPNVMGPPTMGPNTTMGPNTFAQGAPSAPAPQRGEDPLLSQGWVIPAVLIAIIILLLLLVIIALM
- a CDS encoding Trm112 family protein; this translates as MTAKIDDWLLEILACPKSKKPLRLDAEAGELVCDESGLAYPIRDGIPVLLVDEAREIG
- the ahcY gene encoding adenosylhomocysteinase; the protein is MAPLEYDVADLGLAAAGVRRVEWAERAMPALRRVRERFAAERPLDGLRVAACMHVTAETANLLRTLAAGGADIALAASNPMSTQDDTAAALVAEYGVEVFARAGMDPATYDRNLAAVLERRPHLLLDDGCDLVNIAHLERPELIEEAFGGCEQTTTGVIRLRRMSAEGALKLPMVAVNDTATKRMFDNRYGTGQSTIDGILRATNAMLAGRTVVVAGFGHCGSGLAERARGMGARVVVTEVDPVKALDAVMQGFTVLPMEQAARVGDVLVTVTGNRDVIRAEHIAALKDGAVLANSGHFDVEIDLAALESLAVEVRREVRPHTDEYVLADGRRVVLLAEGRLVNLGAAEGHPAAVMDMSFSGQALTVAWLARNRGTLEPGVHEVPADIDTEVARLELDALGVGIDALTPGQQDYLNSWRP